A portion of the Lolium rigidum isolate FL_2022 chromosome 1, APGP_CSIRO_Lrig_0.1, whole genome shotgun sequence genome contains these proteins:
- the LOC124705698 gene encoding protein ALP1-like — translation MQWAVHGNVRTASLSLLASPRSIQNPSKHRQRNHHHHHALPPMTPPQPPPLLLLTHHLTTATAAVSVLILDLLHPDPTSHARNRKRNRSDDPDDPDDPVLDVPPPPPLAPPLPPTSPDHYPLAFRVSAPTFHYLSGLLDPLLSHPSLQPATLLALALARLASGLPYPALAARFRVPPSAPRAASRRLRRVLLANFRFWLAFPTAPTTTTPSCRGALACARFAGPSGPLAAQLVAGASSRILSLAAGFRGDRADLEVLKLSSLYHEVEQGRLLDPAQYLVADGTGYPLLPWLMVPFQGPMAPGSPEAEFNAAHKAMCRPARRAVRSLMGWGAVARLHEEESPRAAVTCIGTCAMLHNVLLAREDYSALAPEEEGDEADISSGAMQSRGDGAAVVDERAVALRSALAATVSDWRTHA, via the exons atgcagtg GGCCGTGCACGGAAACGTCCGGACGGCCTCACTGTCCCTGCTCGCGTCACCCCGATCCATACAAAATCCTTCCAAGCATCGACagcgcaaccaccaccaccaccatgctctCCCGCCGATGACGCCGCCCCAGCCCCCGCCGCTCCTCCTGCTCACCCACCacctcaccaccgccaccgccgccgtctccgtgctcatcctcgacctcctccaccccgACCCCACCTCCCACGCCCGCAACCGCAAGCGCAaccgcagcgacgaccccgacgatcccgacgacccCGTCCTCGacgtccctcctcctcctcctctcgcgccgccgctgccgccgacgaGCCCGGACCACTACCCGCTGGCCTTCCGCGTCTCCGCGCCCACCTTCCACTACCTCTCAGGCCTGCTCGACCCGCTCCTCTCCCACCCCTCCCTCCAGCCCGCGACCCTCCTCGCGCTCGCCCTCGCGCGCCTCGCCTCCGGCCTGCCCTACCCCGCGCTCGCCGCCCGCTTCCGCGTGCCGCCCTCCGCGCCGcgggccgcctcccgccgcctccgccgcgtcctcctcgccAATTTCCGCTTCTGGCTCGCCTTCcccaccgcccccaccaccaccaccccctccTGCCGCGGCGCGCTCGCCTGCGCGCGGTTCGCCGGCCCATCCGGCCCCCTCGCGGCGCAGCTCGTGGCCGGCGCCTCCTCCCGCATCCTCTCCCTCGCCGCGGGCTTCCGCGGCGACCGCGCCGATCTCGAGGTCCTCAAGCTGTCCTCTCTCTACCACGAGGTCGAGCAGGGGAGGCTGCTCGACCCCGCGCAGTACCTGGTCGCGGATGGAACCGGGTACCCGCTCCTCCCCTGGCTCATGGTGCCGTTCCAGGGACCAATGGCGCCCGGCTCCCCCGAGGCGGAGTTCAACGCCGCGCACAAGGCAATGTGCCGCCCGGCGAGGCGCGCCGTAAGGAGCCTGATGGGGTGGGGGGCCGTCGCAAGGCTCCACGAGGAGGAGAGTCCGCGGGCCGCCGTCACGTGCATTGGGACCTGCGCCATGCTTCACAATGTGCTGCTGGCCAGGGAGGATTACTCTGCATTGGCGCCTGAGGAGGAGGGGGATGAAGCCGACATTTCTTCTGGGGCAATGCAGAGCCGGGGAGATGGCGCCGCAGTGGTTGATGAGCGGGCGGTGGCGCTACGGAGTGCATTGGCGGCGACGGTGAGCGACTGGCGGACGCATGCCTAG